The following proteins come from a genomic window of Nostoc sp. ATCC 53789:
- a CDS encoding FHA domain-containing protein — MKVKVSYSPNLSEVNEVDLTTETPTRGEWLIGRSPDSDLVLDSPDISRVHAKFFVKAGNYYFSDLGSRNGSIFNGKQAEKDRPYSLSDGDIIRIADYVLILEAVAPAYEQPETVFRIIDPSLFSRPRSPESVSAANVVNPSPELVSEVSAPITPEVETPSPEVSETSEVVANQPDDVIPVVEIIAPENIIQSPEAVSEVPHNVHDEIGDLQALVAPEVSADVEEVKIPEVSENGEEVSFTVADDAIAAPENIIETSEEEITFPEATDDEVTDFQTALATESTFVQRRDIEATSPEDAELEAALEAEVTFVQPRDIFHQVPETTSPEDAELEAALEAEVTFVQPRDIFGEVSDEESTVLEVTHNENQVVDLDTPVAEEVSLEFGEFVNEVTEEEEIQPQETLSQPTQDINDELADLDILFTTEDSTNINEVEPSFAVDETGGEVSEALTEPDNIVAEVSSNQYIDLNNTTTEEASVNVDDVVLVSEVSELADIQSLETTESEVPESISQTIEEVPEVEAAQFDETPEEINVSEPPQVIIERNIVLIAHESKKSELAEFVSQHQEFFSQSFTITWPSVGEVLHQQAGITISQQTPAPISGGYQTIASLVGAGEILAVIFLRDLLQPQPGQANEEALLRLCTINQVLLATNLPTAEAIVHYLKHI, encoded by the coding sequence ATGAAAGTAAAAGTTAGCTACTCACCAAATCTAAGTGAAGTCAATGAAGTTGACCTGACCACAGAAACTCCAACGAGAGGAGAATGGTTAATAGGTCGTTCTCCTGATTCTGATTTAGTCTTAGACAGTCCTGATATTAGTCGGGTACATGCTAAGTTTTTTGTTAAAGCTGGAAATTACTACTTCTCTGACCTTGGCAGTAGAAATGGCTCAATATTTAATGGAAAACAAGCCGAAAAAGATCGACCATATTCTTTGAGTGATGGAGATATTATCAGGATTGCAGATTACGTTCTGATCTTAGAAGCAGTTGCTCCCGCTTATGAGCAACCAGAGACAGTCTTTAGAATTATAGACCCTTCACTGTTTTCTCGGCCGCGATCGCCTGAAAGTGTCAGCGCAGCCAATGTCGTTAATCCATCCCCAGAACTAGTTAGCGAAGTTTCAGCGCCTATTACTCCCGAAGTAGAAACACCTTCTCCAGAAGTAAGCGAAACCTCCGAAGTTGTTGCTAATCAACCCGATGATGTCATTCCGGTTGTTGAGATAATCGCCCCTGAAAACATCATTCAGTCACCAGAAGCAGTTAGCGAAGTTCCACACAATGTTCATGATGAGATTGGAGATTTGCAAGCGTTAGTTGCACCAGAAGTCAGTGCAGATGTTGAGGAAGTAAAGATTCCAGAAGTTAGCGAAAATGGTGAGGAAGTTTCTTTTACTGTAGCTGATGATGCGATCGCAGCACCTGAAAATATCATCGAAACTTCTGAAGAGGAAATTACATTTCCAGAAGCCACTGACGACGAGGTTACAGACTTTCAAACAGCACTGGCAACAGAATCTACTTTCGTGCAACGGCGTGATATAGAAGCAACCTCCCCAGAAGATGCAGAGTTAGAAGCAGCGCTAGAAGCAGAAGTCACCTTCGTACAGCCACGTGATATTTTCCACCAAGTTCCCGAAACAACCTCCCCAGAAGATGCAGAGTTAGAGGCGGCGCTGGAAGCAGAAGTCACCTTTGTGCAGCCGCGTGATATTTTCGGCGAAGTGTCTGATGAAGAAAGTACCGTTCTGGAAGTTACTCATAATGAAAATCAAGTAGTAGATTTAGATACACCAGTCGCAGAAGAAGTCAGTTTAGAGTTTGGCGAATTTGTCAATGAAGTTACAGAAGAAGAGGAGATTCAGCCGCAAGAAACATTGAGCCAACCTACACAAGATATCAATGATGAATTAGCAGATTTAGATATTTTATTTACGACAGAAGACAGCACAAATATTAACGAAGTAGAACCTAGTTTTGCTGTTGATGAAACAGGAGGCGAAGTTTCTGAAGCATTGACGGAGCCTGATAATATCGTTGCAGAAGTTTCTAGCAATCAATACATTGATTTGAATAATACAACTACAGAAGAAGCCAGCGTAAATGTTGATGATGTTGTTCTAGTAAGTGAAGTTTCTGAATTAGCTGATATTCAATCTTTGGAAACAACAGAAAGCGAAGTTCCTGAGAGTATCAGTCAAACTATTGAAGAGGTTCCTGAAGTAGAAGCGGCTCAATTTGATGAAACTCCAGAAGAAATAAATGTAAGTGAGCCTCCCCAAGTGATCATTGAAAGAAACATAGTACTCATCGCTCACGAGAGCAAGAAATCAGAACTTGCTGAATTTGTTTCTCAACATCAGGAATTTTTCTCACAGAGCTTTACAATTACCTGGCCATCTGTTGGCGAAGTCTTACATCAACAAGCAGGAATAACTATTAGTCAGCAAACCCCAGCACCGATTTCTGGAGGATATCAAACAATTGCTTCATTAGTTGGAGCGGGAGAAATTTTAGCAGTTATTTTCCTGAGAGATTTGCTGCAACCTCAGCCTGGTCAGGCAAATGAAGAAGCACTGCTCAGATTATGCACTATTAATCAAGTTTTGCTGGCAACTAATTTGCCAACAGCAGAAGCGATCGTGCATTATCTTAAACATATATAG
- a CDS encoding DUF6760 family protein: MFCGARTSGGVISYPSDTLYEEVAFIAYHFHWSQDDILNLEHTTRQRWVAEINKINQKLI, from the coding sequence ATTTTCTGTGGAGCTAGAACTAGCGGGGGAGTCATAAGCTACCCCTCCGATACTTTATATGAGGAGGTAGCTTTTATTGCTTATCATTTCCACTGGTCACAAGATGATATTTTAAATTTAGAACATACTACCCGTCAGCGCTGGGTAGCAGAAATCAATAAAATTAACCAAAAATTAATATGA
- a CDS encoding phage tail assembly protein, translating into MRRKKDTLCTEFAFTLPRGLSDNEHRVHRHGVMRLATAKDEILVQQERRVQENPAYGVLVMLARVITRLGSLNSVSPDLLEELLLHDIAYLREFYNRINQEGDVHIPTQCPHCNTQFSVELELAGES; encoded by the coding sequence ATGCGCCGTAAGAAAGATACTCTCTGCACAGAATTTGCCTTCACTCTTCCTAGAGGATTGAGTGATAATGAACACCGGGTACATCGTCATGGGGTGATGCGTTTAGCCACCGCTAAAGATGAAATTTTGGTGCAACAAGAGCGCAGAGTTCAGGAAAATCCAGCTTACGGTGTTTTGGTGATGCTTGCACGGGTTATTACTCGCTTGGGCAGTCTTAACTCTGTTAGCCCTGATTTACTTGAAGAACTTCTTCTACATGACATTGCCTATCTCCGAGAATTTTATAATCGAATCAATCAGGAAGGCGATGTACATATTCCGACACAATGTCCCCACTGTAATACCCAATTTTCTGTGGAGCTAGAACTAGCGGGGGAGTCATAA
- a CDS encoding phage tail protein — translation MVQSASRIPEVLTAHRFYLELTLEGQNDANCFFLECQGFKRTQEVIEISEVTSQTWGKKGQSKGQVVRTKLPSNPKSGNLTLRRGTTNSMDFWKWFEKVEKGNWSEQRRLVALSIYNQANQEIARFELAGAWPASYKIADVNARSHDIEIEEVEVAFEEFKRVK, via the coding sequence GTGGTACAATCCGCAAGCCGAATTCCAGAAGTTCTTACGGCCCATCGGTTCTATTTAGAACTGACACTAGAAGGTCAAAACGATGCCAATTGCTTCTTTTTGGAGTGTCAAGGCTTCAAAAGAACCCAAGAGGTAATTGAAATTTCTGAAGTTACTTCTCAAACCTGGGGTAAAAAAGGGCAATCAAAAGGTCAGGTGGTGAGAACTAAGCTTCCTAGCAATCCTAAGAGTGGTAATCTCACTCTGCGTAGAGGTACTACCAACTCTATGGATTTTTGGAAGTGGTTTGAAAAAGTCGAAAAGGGTAATTGGTCTGAGCAACGTAGACTTGTTGCTTTGTCTATTTATAATCAGGCAAATCAAGAAATAGCTAGATTTGAATTAGCCGGTGCTTGGCCTGCAAGTTACAAAATTGCCGATGTTAACGCCCGCAGCCATGACATCGAAATTGAGGAGGTGGAGGTTGCTTTTGAGGAATTTAAACGCGTGAAATAA
- a CDS encoding phage tail protein, which translates to MAGEFLTSCKFYFEADGITDKFIKEISGLGVENTPAQEVHGSSKGAKLMRQATPTVVKFTNITVKVIATDDIDLYTWYQKCNEDMGDPRQWAQNRKTGSVVAYDQQGSEKARWNIVNCYPCKYTGPTLTASGGDMANETVELVHEGIKRIK; encoded by the coding sequence ATGGCAGGCGAATTTTTAACCTCTTGTAAGTTTTACTTCGAGGCTGATGGAATTACTGATAAGTTCATCAAAGAAATTAGTGGCTTAGGCGTTGAGAATACTCCAGCACAAGAAGTTCACGGTTCATCTAAAGGCGCTAAACTAATGCGTCAAGCTACACCAACTGTTGTTAAATTTACTAACATCACAGTAAAAGTCATCGCCACTGATGATATAGACCTTTATACTTGGTATCAAAAGTGTAACGAAGACATGGGTGATCCTCGTCAGTGGGCACAGAATCGTAAAACTGGTTCAGTGGTCGCTTATGACCAACAAGGCTCAGAAAAAGCACGCTGGAACATTGTCAATTGTTATCCCTGTAAATACACCGGGCCTACCTTAACAGCCTCTGGTGGTGATATGGCAAATGAAACAGTTGAATTGGTTCACGAAGGAATTAAACGAATCAAATAA
- a CDS encoding phage tail sheath C-terminal domain-containing protein: MARLDYFAPGVYIEEIDRGSRPIEGVSTAVAGFVGFTEDVRGGAELYKPMLVTTWTQYLNYFARPNSDGFTDFNAYLPFSVYGYFMNGGGRCWVTSIGTQLPGAPRPATPEPATLRINSRGNRPALRFTLRPEQASGGLVNLVIIDGSPRALPEGTEGEAPPNTGEYFTIQIRRGDELLEQYENLTMNREPAAQIATYALAALRNSMYVSVEDITQSGQPLARRPVNGQYELAPPIVAAPPDRFSQNLEGVRDDRTGVRGIFEVDEITMLACPDVMRAYQEQILNLDQVHGIIELMISMCEGSASGDIPNPPNRMVVLDAPPDAVKPQQVVEWLNRFNRRSMFAALYYPWIKVPNPRDRGNPILVPPCGHVMGVWARTDETRGVYKAPANEVPRGVIGLGYDTNFREQELLNPLGINCIRNFPNRGIRIWGARTLVEPDKTEWRYISVRRLISYIEKSLELGTQWVVFEPNDQDLWARVTRTVSNFLERIWREGALFGASPAQAFYVKCDEELNPPETRILGRLYIEVGVCPVRPAEFVVFRISQWNGIEDNE; the protein is encoded by the coding sequence ATGGCTAGACTTGATTACTTTGCTCCTGGTGTCTACATCGAAGAAATTGACCGGGGTAGCCGACCAATTGAAGGTGTTAGCACAGCAGTTGCCGGATTTGTAGGTTTTACAGAAGACGTTCGTGGTGGGGCTGAGTTATATAAGCCCATGCTAGTAACTACTTGGACGCAATATTTAAACTACTTTGCCCGTCCCAATTCTGACGGCTTCACCGACTTCAACGCTTATTTACCCTTTTCAGTCTACGGCTACTTTATGAATGGTGGCGGTCGTTGCTGGGTAACAAGCATTGGGACTCAGTTACCAGGCGCACCCAGACCTGCAACTCCAGAACCGGCGACTCTCAGAATCAACTCTAGAGGTAATCGTCCAGCCCTGCGCTTTACTTTACGTCCTGAGCAAGCATCAGGCGGATTAGTAAATCTTGTAATTATTGATGGTTCACCCCGCGCCTTACCGGAAGGTACTGAAGGAGAAGCGCCTCCAAATACAGGTGAATATTTCACCATTCAAATTCGTCGGGGAGATGAACTTTTAGAGCAATACGAAAACTTGACAATGAACCGCGAGCCAGCTGCTCAGATAGCGACTTATGCGTTAGCGGCATTGAGAAATTCGATGTATGTCAGTGTAGAAGACATTACTCAAAGTGGACAGCCTTTAGCTCGTCGTCCCGTGAATGGTCAATATGAACTAGCGCCACCCATTGTTGCCGCTCCACCCGATAGATTTTCACAAAATTTAGAAGGGGTTCGAGACGATCGCACCGGGGTACGCGGTATCTTTGAAGTTGATGAAATCACAATGCTGGCTTGTCCTGATGTGATGCGGGCTTATCAAGAGCAGATACTGAATTTAGATCAAGTCCACGGCATCATCGAACTGATGATTAGTATGTGTGAGGGTTCTGCCAGTGGCGATATTCCCAACCCCCCCAACCGCATGGTTGTACTTGATGCGCCACCGGATGCCGTCAAACCCCAGCAAGTAGTTGAGTGGTTGAATAGATTTAACCGTCGTTCGATGTTTGCGGCCCTTTATTATCCTTGGATTAAAGTACCCAATCCACGCGATCGCGGTAATCCAATTCTAGTACCTCCTTGTGGTCATGTGATGGGTGTTTGGGCCCGCACCGACGAAACCAGAGGAGTTTACAAAGCCCCCGCAAATGAAGTTCCCAGAGGCGTAATTGGTTTAGGCTATGACACCAACTTCCGCGAACAAGAACTATTAAACCCCTTGGGGATAAATTGCATTCGCAACTTCCCCAACCGAGGTATCCGCATTTGGGGCGCACGCACTCTAGTTGAGCCAGATAAAACAGAGTGGCGTTACATCAGTGTGCGTCGGTTAATTAGCTATATCGAAAAATCCCTAGAACTGGGAACTCAGTGGGTAGTTTTTGAACCGAACGACCAAGATTTATGGGCACGTGTCACCCGCACCGTCAGTAACTTCTTAGAGCGCATCTGGCGTGAAGGTGCTTTGTTTGGGGCATCTCCAGCACAAGCATTCTATGTGAAGTGTGACGAAGAATTGAACCCACCAGAAACCAGAATTTTAGGACGTTTATATATTGAAGTCGGTGTTTGCCCAGTCAGACCGGCTGAATTTGTTGTTTTCCGCATCAGCCAATGGAATGGCATTGAAGATAACGAATAG
- a CDS encoding Pvc16 family protein, translated as MLIFVLQTLAEILAGGTSLTSTEQIDFSHPGNRREEGAGPTLNLYIFDIRESKQVQHSGRQVERKLTRALQPATVNWAPAWFDVSLLLTAWDRTALGEHHFISEALAVLLRHRTLEEEFLVPELRGYGNLNMTVALEPPIEIGSLWSALNVPLRSALYLTVTIPFEPQPTPVPLVWERIFNLRNQLSRDSDSLVLTRRVAIAGIVKSAVTNLPLVATEVAVRGTEKSISTTKEGLFFFEDLHLGNYVLTLNHPGYLPQNVNALVDNQSNTFKEIFLTPE; from the coding sequence ATGCTTATCTTCGTTCTTCAAACTTTAGCCGAAATTCTAGCTGGAGGAACCTCACTTACCAGTACAGAGCAAATTGACTTTAGCCATCCTGGTAATCGAAGGGAAGAGGGAGCAGGCCCGACTCTCAATTTATACATTTTTGATATACGTGAGAGTAAGCAGGTACAACATTCTGGTAGGCAAGTTGAACGCAAGCTAACACGCGCTCTACAACCTGCCACTGTAAATTGGGCACCCGCTTGGTTTGATGTTTCACTGCTATTAACAGCCTGGGATAGAACAGCTTTAGGGGAGCATCACTTTATCAGTGAGGCGTTGGCTGTGCTGTTGCGCCATCGCACCTTGGAAGAGGAGTTTTTGGTTCCTGAATTACGGGGCTATGGTAATTTGAACATGACAGTTGCCCTAGAGCCGCCAATTGAAATTGGCTCTTTATGGAGCGCTCTCAATGTGCCATTGCGTTCAGCCTTATATTTGACAGTTACAATTCCCTTCGAGCCACAACCTACGCCAGTACCTTTGGTTTGGGAGCGAATTTTCAATTTACGAAATCAATTGTCTCGTGATAGTGACAGTCTAGTATTAACCAGGCGAGTTGCGATCGCAGGCATTGTCAAAAGTGCGGTGACAAATCTGCCGTTGGTAGCGACAGAAGTAGCGGTGAGGGGAACTGAAAAGTCCATATCAACTACTAAAGAAGGGCTGTTCTTCTTTGAAGACCTTCATTTAGGTAATTATGTTTTGACTCTGAATCATCCTGGCTATTTACCCCAAAACGTCAATGCATTGGTAGATAACCAAAGTAATACTTTCAAAGAAATATTTCTAACTCCTGAATAA
- a CDS encoding HAMP domain-containing sensor histidine kinase has product MTLGFYVQKLENGSNYLNSSDIQSYCQLESEQLTSQYPIFFARIVYHDYLLKNHQEVINYGQDQAPFSHKTLAYLRSEAWLTDFPPALTLHEFKLKDFSSISYICPIGYKNQKPEYIQIITHKPLSESLQLYVKRSAMLLSKYADIYLDYGRQKTEIQLLEDILHRIGHQLRNALGLIGLYAHNLCLGLEDSPWQEQATIIGESIQDLDTNLNELIDCGQSAKLRVKLQDLRSLVYESIKNLQPLINQKKLKILIPDTSTILKIDKLQMKQVFDNILSNAVHFSPNSGTITCSWQVFQDEVLIKISDQGPGLSQEDLQKVFTPFYSRRKGGTGLGLTIAKKIILDHQGSIWAQALSENGAQFSVILPRPRSMN; this is encoded by the coding sequence ATGACACTAGGCTTTTATGTACAAAAACTGGAGAATGGCTCGAATTATTTGAATTCCTCAGATATTCAGAGCTATTGTCAATTAGAGTCTGAACAGTTAACTAGTCAATATCCAATTTTTTTCGCTCGGATTGTATATCATGATTACTTGCTGAAAAATCATCAGGAAGTTATAAATTATGGTCAAGACCAAGCTCCTTTTTCCCATAAAACTTTAGCTTATTTGCGCTCTGAAGCATGGCTTACAGATTTTCCGCCTGCTTTGACTTTGCATGAATTTAAACTTAAGGATTTTTCATCCATTTCTTACATTTGCCCTATAGGATATAAAAATCAAAAACCTGAATACATTCAAATCATTACTCATAAACCTCTGTCAGAGAGCTTGCAATTATATGTAAAACGCTCTGCTATGCTGCTGAGTAAGTATGCAGATATTTACTTGGACTATGGAAGACAAAAAACTGAAATTCAACTCCTGGAAGATATCTTGCATCGAATAGGCCATCAATTGCGTAACGCTCTAGGGCTTATAGGATTGTATGCACATAACTTATGCTTAGGTTTAGAGGATAGTCCTTGGCAAGAGCAAGCAACAATCATCGGCGAAAGTATACAAGATTTAGATACTAATTTAAATGAGCTTATTGATTGTGGGCAAAGTGCAAAATTGAGAGTAAAACTTCAAGATTTAAGAAGTTTAGTTTATGAAAGTATCAAAAACTTACAGCCTCTAATTAATCAGAAAAAACTTAAAATATTGATTCCAGATACATCGACAATACTGAAGATAGACAAATTACAAATGAAACAAGTATTTGATAATATCCTCAGTAATGCCGTCCATTTCAGTCCTAACTCAGGAACTATTACCTGTAGCTGGCAAGTTTTTCAAGATGAAGTTTTAATTAAAATTTCAGATCAAGGGCCAGGATTATCACAAGAGGATTTACAAAAAGTATTTACCCCATTTTATTCCCGGCGCAAAGGAGGTACAGGACTAGGCTTAACTATTGCGAAGAAAATTATTTTGGATCATCAAGGAAGTATCTGGGCACAAGCCTTATCAGAAAATGGAGCGCAATTTTCTGTAATTTTGCCTCGACCAAGGAGTATGAATTAA
- a CDS encoding response regulator transcription factor codes for MANDSKKLSVLLVDDEERFRQGLRTLLNFYSINSALPVEVIGDADSVEQVLKFTAQKCPDLILLDMQLKGCDGITVLARLKETAYTGKVLVLSAHQEDDWIFRAMQAGAAGYVFKNRVATQLCEAIDTVTRAEIYLPSEVASRFFRFFQAYSDSCLKACHEVHLTEREQEVLYWLTQGASNEEIAKHLYVTVATVKAHLTSIFEKLKVTSRTQAIVAALKLGLVHA; via the coding sequence ATGGCTAATGATAGTAAGAAACTTTCGGTTTTGCTGGTAGATGATGAAGAACGCTTCCGCCAAGGATTACGTACTCTCCTGAATTTTTATAGTATTAATTCTGCATTACCTGTAGAAGTTATAGGTGATGCAGATTCTGTGGAGCAGGTTTTAAAGTTTACAGCCCAGAAGTGTCCAGATTTAATTTTGCTGGATATGCAATTGAAGGGATGTGATGGGATTACAGTTCTGGCACGTCTTAAGGAAACTGCTTACACTGGAAAAGTTTTAGTGTTGTCGGCTCATCAAGAAGACGACTGGATTTTTAGAGCAATGCAGGCCGGAGCCGCAGGTTATGTGTTTAAAAATCGTGTGGCAACACAATTGTGTGAGGCTATTGACACTGTTACAAGAGCGGAAATTTATTTACCTTCAGAAGTTGCTAGTCGATTTTTCCGGTTTTTTCAGGCTTATTCAGACTCTTGCCTGAAAGCATGTCATGAGGTGCATTTAACCGAAAGAGAGCAGGAAGTTTTATACTGGTTAACTCAAGGTGCTTCTAATGAAGAAATTGCTAAACATTTATATGTAACAGTTGCTACTGTTAAGGCGCATCTCACCAGTATTTTTGAAAAATTGAAGGTTACTAGTCGGACTCAAGCTATTGTGGCTGCCCTCAAGTTAGGATTAGTTCACGCTTGA